One Halorientalis litorea DNA segment encodes these proteins:
- the pheA gene encoding prephenate dehydratase produces MEALTLGPSGTYSHRAATAVADEVSFTESVTAIVEAVADGEYDRGVVPVENSIEGSVTESLDAFTEYDVAVVRELITPIRHALLAQGDDFEVVASHPQALAQCRSYLESEYPDVDTEAVASTARGVERARADPDVAAIGHPDTAGEDLQILAEDIQDRSSNATRFVVVAPASQRSDAGGKTSLIVYPNVDYPGLLLEMLEPFAERDINMTRVESRPSGERLGDYVFHIDISAGLYEERAQAALEDIEAIAENGWVRRLGSYDTEHVLD; encoded by the coding sequence ATGGAAGCACTCACGCTCGGCCCGTCGGGGACGTACTCTCACCGGGCGGCGACGGCCGTCGCCGACGAGGTGTCGTTCACCGAGTCGGTGACGGCCATCGTCGAGGCGGTGGCCGACGGGGAGTACGACCGCGGCGTGGTCCCCGTCGAGAACAGCATCGAGGGGAGCGTCACGGAGTCGCTCGACGCCTTCACCGAGTACGACGTGGCCGTCGTCCGGGAACTCATCACGCCGATTCGACACGCGCTGCTGGCACAGGGCGACGACTTCGAGGTGGTCGCCAGCCACCCCCAAGCACTCGCGCAGTGTCGGAGTTACCTCGAATCGGAGTACCCGGACGTAGACACGGAGGCCGTCGCCAGCACGGCGCGCGGCGTCGAGCGCGCCCGTGCGGACCCGGACGTGGCCGCCATCGGCCATCCCGACACCGCGGGCGAGGACCTGCAGATTCTCGCCGAGGACATTCAGGACCGCAGTTCCAACGCCACGCGGTTCGTCGTCGTCGCGCCCGCCAGCCAGCGGTCCGACGCCGGCGGCAAGACGTCGCTCATCGTATACCCGAACGTCGACTACCCCGGCTTGCTGTTGGAGATGCTCGAACCGTTCGCCGAACGCGACATCAACATGACGCGGGTCGAGTCACGGCCCAGCGGCGAACGGTTGGGCGACTACGTGTTCCACATCGACATCTCGGCGGGCCTCTACGAGGAGCGCGCACAAGCGGCACTCGAAGACATCGAGGCCATCGCCGAGAACGGCTGGGTCCGCCGCCTCGGCTCCTACGACACCGAACACGTCCTCGACTGA
- a CDS encoding DUF7344 domain-containing protein, giving the protein MSEQTGVGGTSDEVFGALADERRRLTLAHLRAVDGAASIPELAGRLADADGVATSDEADVVTALHHVHVPKLVDAGLVEWDDGGVTTTDRGESLPAELPWVPPECDGEH; this is encoded by the coding sequence ATGTCCGAGCAAACGGGAGTGGGCGGGACGAGCGACGAGGTGTTCGGGGCACTCGCGGACGAGCGGCGACGGCTGACACTCGCACATCTCCGGGCCGTCGACGGGGCGGCGTCGATACCGGAACTGGCCGGGCGACTCGCGGACGCCGACGGTGTGGCGACGAGCGACGAGGCGGACGTGGTGACGGCACTCCACCACGTCCACGTCCCGAAACTCGTGGACGCGGGACTCGTCGAGTGGGACGACGGGGGCGTCACGACCACCGACCGCGGCGAGTCGCTCCCCGCGGAACTCCCGTGGGTTCCCCCGGAGTGCGACGGCGAGCACTGA
- a CDS encoding peroxiredoxin, producing the protein MLDVGDPAPDLTAPNQHGDPVSPTFDDPTVLYFYPADGTPGCTTEAEQFTRERETYDDAGVEVYGVSTDGVDSHREFAADTGVAFDLLADPDGEVAAAFGVERTAPGETTPRTTFVLADREIHRVYTGVSPDGHARDVLLDLLDDGLVTLA; encoded by the coding sequence ATGCTCGACGTGGGCGACCCAGCACCCGACCTGACGGCTCCGAATCAGCACGGCGACCCGGTGTCGCCAACGTTCGACGACCCGACGGTCCTGTACTTCTACCCCGCCGACGGGACCCCGGGCTGTACGACCGAAGCGGAGCAGTTCACCCGTGAACGGGAGACGTACGACGACGCCGGCGTCGAGGTGTACGGCGTCTCGACGGACGGCGTCGACTCACACCGCGAGTTCGCCGCCGACACCGGCGTCGCGTTCGACCTACTGGCCGACCCGGACGGCGAGGTGGCCGCGGCCTTCGGTGTCGAGCGCACGGCACCGGGCGAGACGACGCCACGAACGACGTTCGTGCTGGCCGACAGGGAAATCCACCGCGTCTACACCGGCGTCAGTCCGGACGGACACGCCCGGGACGTACTACTCGACTTGCTCGACGACGGCCTCGTCACGCTGGCGTGA
- a CDS encoding Hsp20/alpha crystallin family protein, protein MARDSPFEEIERFFDQFSGGLDGLEPTGGGFAVDLADHGDAFEMTADVPGYGSDDIEVTLPDPRTVRITATAETESEREASEDDYRYIRRERSERSLNRTVSLPEDVTESEASATHENGVLTVRLPKATAEDETEIPVE, encoded by the coding sequence ATGGCACGAGACAGCCCCTTCGAGGAGATAGAGCGGTTTTTCGACCAGTTCAGCGGCGGGCTCGATGGACTCGAACCGACGGGCGGCGGGTTCGCCGTCGACCTCGCGGACCACGGCGACGCGTTCGAGATGACCGCCGACGTGCCGGGGTACGGGAGCGACGACATCGAGGTGACGCTCCCGGACCCGCGGACGGTCCGTATCACGGCCACCGCCGAAACCGAGAGCGAACGGGAAGCAAGCGAGGACGACTACCGATACATCAGACGGGAGCGGAGCGAGCGGTCGCTGAACCGGACCGTCTCGCTCCCCGAGGACGTGACCGAGAGCGAGGCGAGCGCGACCCACGAGAACGGCGTCCTGACCGTCAGGCTCCCGAAGGCGACGGCCGAGGACGAGACGGAGATTCCCGTCGAGTGA
- the leuS gene encoding leucine--tRNA ligase yields the protein MNYEPQELEAAWRDRWAEAGRYEADPGADDPTFITVPYPYPSGGMHIGHCRTYTVPDVYARYRRLQGDNVLFPIAWHVTGTPIVGAVERLKKGEEDQLSVLSDTYDVPEDTLSDLETPMGYARYFIENHYKRGMKQLGLSIDWRREFTTNDDRYSKFITWQYETLRDRGRLEKGLHPVKFCTNEHNPVTTHDLLEGEDAEFQEYTLVKFESDIGGADTIAPMATLRPETVRGVTNAYVHPEGEYVRATVDSETWVVSADAVEKLRLQERDVEVLTELDGAELVGETVTNPITGDEVVILPATFVDTDNATGVVMSVPAHSPDDYVALQEAKADEDRMAEYGIDPADVQAIEPIPILTIEGYGEIPARDAVEAAGIEGSDDPELEDVTADLYQDEFHSGTMIEAYGEFAGETVENVREAFRSHHQETGAFDEMYEFTEDVVCRCGGEVAVAKQDTWFLTYNDEDWKAAAHRAVENLTAIPENTREQYDHTIDWLEEWPCIRNYGLGTHLPWDDEFVIEPLSDSTVYMSYYTIAHRIQDVPVEELDRDFFDTLFYGEDAVEDPDETALELREEWDHWYPVDYRCSANDLIQNHLTFFLFHHAELFDPEEWPEGITIMGMGLLEGEKMSSSKGHVVLPSKAIEEYGADTVRFFLLNSAEPWQDYDWRADAVASTRDQLERFWSRAREVIETDVPDGAAEELDHVDRWLLSKLQGTVREATAAMEGFETRTASQTIFYNFEEHLKWYRRRADLDRPGAKWTLREVLRTRLRLLAPFVPFMANELHEQLTGTPAEDADWPEPDPEFESERTELEESLIEQVTDDIHDIVDVTGTDPDTVRVYAAADWKHDVFDTVRETGPDVGTVMGEVMQDPDLRERGDAVNELVQDLVDIVREREDDELAALGDIDEVSVYESAARFLADEFDADIEVSAEDDPDVTDPDGKASDAVPFRPAIHLA from the coding sequence ATGAATTACGAGCCCCAGGAACTCGAAGCAGCGTGGCGTGACCGCTGGGCGGAGGCGGGCCGGTACGAAGCCGACCCGGGTGCGGACGACCCGACGTTCATCACCGTCCCCTACCCCTACCCCAGCGGCGGCATGCACATCGGGCACTGCCGGACCTACACGGTACCGGACGTGTACGCTCGCTATCGGAGACTGCAGGGCGACAACGTCCTCTTTCCCATCGCGTGGCACGTCACCGGTACCCCCATCGTCGGGGCCGTCGAGCGGCTGAAGAAAGGTGAGGAGGACCAACTGTCGGTCCTCAGTGACACGTACGACGTTCCCGAGGATACCCTGTCGGACCTCGAAACGCCGATGGGCTACGCCCGCTACTTCATCGAGAACCACTACAAGCGGGGGATGAAGCAACTCGGACTCTCTATCGACTGGCGGCGGGAGTTCACCACCAACGACGACCGCTACTCGAAGTTCATCACGTGGCAGTACGAGACGCTCCGTGACCGGGGCCGACTGGAGAAGGGGCTCCACCCGGTGAAGTTCTGTACGAACGAACACAACCCGGTCACCACCCACGACCTGTTGGAAGGCGAGGACGCCGAGTTTCAGGAGTACACGCTCGTCAAGTTCGAGTCCGACATCGGCGGGGCGGACACCATCGCGCCGATGGCGACGCTCCGCCCGGAGACGGTTCGGGGCGTCACGAACGCCTACGTCCACCCCGAGGGCGAGTACGTCCGCGCCACCGTGGACAGTGAGACGTGGGTCGTCTCGGCCGACGCCGTCGAGAAACTCCGCCTGCAGGAACGGGACGTGGAGGTACTGACGGAACTGGACGGCGCGGAGCTGGTCGGCGAGACGGTCACCAACCCCATCACCGGCGACGAGGTGGTGATTCTGCCCGCGACGTTCGTGGACACCGACAACGCCACCGGCGTCGTGATGTCCGTCCCGGCCCACTCGCCGGACGACTACGTGGCCCTGCAGGAGGCCAAAGCCGACGAGGACCGAATGGCCGAGTACGGCATCGACCCCGCCGACGTGCAGGCAATCGAGCCGATTCCGATTCTGACCATCGAAGGGTACGGCGAGATACCGGCCCGCGACGCCGTCGAGGCGGCGGGCATCGAGGGAAGCGACGACCCCGAACTGGAGGACGTGACCGCCGACCTCTATCAGGACGAGTTCCACAGCGGGACGATGATAGAGGCGTACGGCGAGTTCGCCGGCGAAACCGTCGAGAACGTCCGCGAGGCGTTCCGTTCCCACCACCAGGAGACGGGCGCGTTCGACGAGATGTACGAGTTCACCGAGGACGTGGTCTGTCGGTGCGGCGGCGAGGTCGCGGTGGCGAAACAGGACACGTGGTTCCTCACGTACAACGACGAAGACTGGAAGGCGGCGGCCCACCGCGCCGTCGAGAACCTCACGGCCATCCCGGAGAACACCCGCGAGCAGTACGACCACACCATCGATTGGCTCGAAGAGTGGCCCTGCATCCGCAACTACGGCCTCGGGACGCACCTCCCGTGGGACGACGAGTTCGTCATCGAACCGCTCTCGGACTCGACGGTGTACATGTCCTACTACACCATCGCCCACCGGATTCAGGACGTGCCCGTCGAGGAGTTGGACCGCGACTTTTTCGACACGCTGTTCTACGGCGAAGACGCGGTGGAGGACCCCGACGAGACGGCACTGGAACTCCGCGAGGAGTGGGACCACTGGTACCCGGTCGACTACCGGTGTTCGGCCAACGACCTCATCCAGAACCACCTCACCTTCTTCCTGTTCCACCACGCCGAACTGTTCGACCCCGAGGAGTGGCCCGAGGGCATCACCATCATGGGGATGGGCCTGCTGGAAGGCGAGAAGATGTCCTCCTCGAAGGGGCACGTCGTCCTGCCGTCGAAGGCAATCGAGGAGTACGGGGCCGACACCGTTCGCTTCTTCCTGCTCAACTCCGCGGAGCCGTGGCAGGACTACGACTGGCGGGCCGACGCCGTCGCCTCGACTCGGGACCAGTTAGAGCGGTTCTGGTCGCGGGCACGGGAGGTCATCGAGACGGACGTGCCCGACGGGGCGGCCGAAGAGTTGGACCACGTCGACCGGTGGTTGCTCTCGAAACTGCAGGGGACCGTCCGCGAGGCCACCGCGGCGATGGAGGGCTTCGAGACCCGGACGGCCTCCCAGACGATATTCTACAACTTCGAGGAACACCTCAAGTGGTACCGGCGGCGGGCGGACTTGGACCGACCGGGCGCGAAGTGGACGCTCCGTGAGGTTCTCCGGACGCGTCTCAGACTGCTCGCGCCGTTCGTCCCGTTCATGGCGAACGAACTCCACGAGCAACTGACCGGGACGCCCGCCGAGGACGCCGACTGGCCCGAACCCGACCCCGAGTTCGAGAGCGAGCGGACGGAACTCGAAGAGAGCCTGATAGAGCAGGTGACCGACGACATCCACGACATCGTGGACGTGACCGGGACGGACCCCGACACCGTGCGGGTCTACGCGGCCGCCGACTGGAAGCACGACGTGTTCGACACCGTTCGTGAGACCGGTCCCGACGTGGGCACGGTGATGGGCGAGGTCATGCAGGACCCGGACCTGCGCGAGAGGGGCGACGCGGTCAACGAGTTGGTGCAGGACCTCGTGGACATCGTGAGGGAACGCGAGGACGACGAACTGGCCGCCCTCGGCGACATCGACGAGGTGTCGGTCTACGAGTCGGCGGCGCGCTTCCTCGCCGACGAGTTCGACGCCGACATCGAGGTGTCCGCCGAGGACGACCCGGACGTGACCGACCCGGACGGGAAGGCCAGCGACGCCGTCCCGTTCCGGCCTGCTATCCATCTCGCCTGA